A window from Pseudomonas moraviensis encodes these proteins:
- the hemW gene encoding radical SAM family heme chaperone HemW, producing MTGDSSASSLIVGGAASSPRAPLPTLPPLALYIHIPWCVRKCPYCDFNSHTASPVLPEQEYVDALLADLDQDLHAVYGRELTSIFFGGGTPSLFSADALGRLLKGVEQRIPFADDIEITLEANPGTFEQEKFVAYRKLGINRLSIGIQSFQQEKLEALGRIHNGDEAVRAADMARQAGFDNFNLDLMHGLPDQSLDDALSDLRQAIALKPTHISWYQLTLEPNTVFWNQPPVLPEDDTLWDIQEAGQALLAEHGYAQYEVSAYAQPDRPARHNLNYWSFGDFIGIGAGAHGKLSHPDGRIVRTWKTRLPKDYLNPAKSFQAGEKPLSNDEMPFEFLMNALRLTAGVESRLYPERTGLSLDSLAEGRREAEQSGLLQVEPSRLAATERGQLFLNDLLQQFLN from the coding sequence ATGACCGGTGATTCTTCCGCGTCGTCGCTGATTGTCGGCGGCGCCGCTTCCTCGCCTCGGGCGCCGCTGCCAACGCTGCCGCCCCTGGCGCTGTACATCCACATCCCGTGGTGTGTGCGCAAATGTCCGTATTGCGATTTCAACTCGCACACCGCCAGCCCGGTGCTGCCGGAGCAGGAATATGTCGACGCACTGCTGGCCGATCTCGATCAGGATCTGCACGCGGTGTATGGCCGTGAGCTGACCTCGATTTTCTTCGGTGGTGGTACGCCGAGCCTGTTCAGCGCCGACGCCCTCGGACGTTTGTTGAAGGGCGTCGAGCAGCGCATCCCGTTCGCCGACGACATCGAAATTACCCTCGAGGCCAATCCGGGCACCTTCGAGCAAGAGAAGTTCGTCGCCTATCGCAAGCTGGGGATCAATCGCCTGTCGATCGGCATCCAGAGCTTTCAGCAGGAAAAACTTGAGGCCCTCGGCCGTATCCACAACGGTGACGAAGCCGTGCGTGCGGCGGACATGGCACGACAGGCCGGGTTCGATAATTTCAACCTCGACTTGATGCACGGTTTGCCCGATCAGTCGCTGGACGATGCCTTGAGCGACCTGCGTCAAGCCATCGCGCTGAAGCCGACGCATATCTCCTGGTATCAGCTGACGCTGGAGCCGAACACGGTGTTCTGGAATCAGCCGCCGGTGCTGCCGGAAGACGACACGCTGTGGGACATTCAGGAAGCCGGCCAGGCGCTGCTGGCCGAGCACGGTTACGCGCAATACGAAGTGTCGGCATATGCCCAGCCCGATCGCCCGGCGCGGCACAACCTCAATTACTGGAGCTTCGGCGACTTCATCGGCATCGGCGCCGGCGCCCATGGAAAATTGAGTCACCCGGACGGGCGCATCGTGCGCACATGGAAAACCCGCCTGCCGAAGGACTATCTGAATCCAGCGAAGAGCTTTCAGGCTGGCGAGAAACCGCTGAGCAATGACGAGATGCCGTTCGAGTTCCTGATGAACGCCCTGCGCCTGACTGCCGGGGTCGAATCGCGCCTGTATCCGGAACGCACCGGACTGTCGCTCGACAGCCTCGCCGAAGGCCGCCGCGAAGCCGAACAAAGCGGCCTGTTGCAGGTCGAACCGTCACGCCTGGCGGCCACCGAACGCGGCCAGCTGTTCCTCAACGACTTGCTGCAACAATTTCTGAACTGA
- the metX gene encoding homoserine O-succinyltransferase MetX — protein sequence MPTAFPADSVGLVTPQTAHFSEPLALACGRSLAAYDLIYETYGTLNAQASNAVLICHALSGHHHAAGYHSVDDRKPGWWDSCIGPGKPIDTNKFFVVSLNNLGGCNGSTGPSSINPETGKPFGADFPVLTVEDWVHSQARLADLLGIGQWAAVIGGSLGGMQALQWTITYPDRVRHCLAIASAPKLSAQNIAFNEVARQAILTDPEFHGGSFQEAGVIPKRGLMLARMVGHITYLSDDSMGEKFGRGLKSEKLNYDFHSVEFQVESYLRYQGEEFSGRFDANTYLLMTKALDYFDPAANFDDDLAKTFENATAKFCVMSFTTDWRFSPARSRELVDALMAARKDVSYLEIDAPQGHDAFLIPIPRYLQAFGNYMNRISL from the coding sequence ATGCCAACTGCCTTTCCCGCCGATTCTGTTGGTCTGGTGACACCACAAACCGCGCACTTCAGCGAACCGCTGGCGCTGGCTTGTGGGCGTTCGCTGGCCGCCTATGATCTGATCTACGAAACCTACGGCACGCTGAACGCCCAGGCGAGCAACGCCGTGCTGATCTGCCACGCCTTGTCCGGCCACCACCACGCGGCCGGATATCACAGCGTCGACGACCGCAAACCCGGTTGGTGGGACAGCTGCATCGGCCCCGGCAAGCCGATCGACACCAACAAGTTCTTCGTGGTCAGCCTGAACAACCTCGGCGGCTGCAACGGCTCCACCGGCCCGAGCAGCATCAACCCGGAGACCGGCAAGCCGTTCGGTGCCGACTTCCCGGTGCTCACCGTCGAAGACTGGGTGCACAGTCAGGCGCGTCTCGCTGATCTGCTCGGCATCGGCCAGTGGGCGGCGGTGATCGGCGGCAGCCTCGGCGGCATGCAGGCGCTGCAATGGACCATCACCTACCCGGATCGCGTGCGTCACTGCCTGGCCATCGCCTCGGCGCCCAAACTGTCGGCGCAGAACATCGCGTTCAACGAAGTCGCACGTCAGGCAATCCTCACCGACCCTGAGTTCCACGGCGGTTCGTTCCAGGAAGCGGGCGTGATCCCCAAGCGCGGGCTGATGCTGGCGCGCATGGTCGGCCACATCACTTACCTGTCCGACGACTCCATGGGCGAGAAATTCGGCCGCGGCCTGAAGAGCGAAAAACTCAACTACGACTTCCACAGTGTCGAGTTCCAGGTTGAAAGTTACCTGCGTTATCAGGGCGAAGAGTTCTCCGGGCGCTTCGATGCCAACACCTATCTGTTGATGACCAAGGCACTTGATTACTTCGATCCGGCGGCGAACTTCGACGATGATCTGGCAAAAACCTTCGAAAACGCCACGGCCAAGTTTTGCGTGATGTCGTTCACCACCGACTGGCGCTTCTCCCCGGCGCGCTCGCGGGAACTGGTGGATGCGCTGATGGCCGCGCGCAAGGACGTCAGCTATCTGGAAATCGACGCACCGCAGGGCCACGACGCCTTTCTGATTCCGATCCCGCGTTACTTGCAGGCGTTCGGCAATTACATGAACCGCATTTCGTTGTGA
- a CDS encoding DUF423 domain-containing protein codes for MLRGFLMLAAFFGFTGVALGAFAAHGLKNRLTPEYLAIFHTGVTYQLVHTLALFGVALLATQIPGRLVTWAGVSFTAGIVLFSGSLYLLTTTGISKLGIITPFGGLAFLIGWVCLGLAAWRLQLTA; via the coding sequence ATGCTGCGTGGCTTTTTGATGCTGGCCGCTTTTTTCGGATTCACCGGTGTTGCGCTGGGCGCGTTCGCCGCCCATGGCCTGAAAAACCGCCTGACCCCGGAATACCTGGCCATTTTCCACACTGGCGTCACCTACCAATTGGTGCACACACTCGCACTGTTCGGCGTTGCGCTGCTGGCCACGCAGATTCCAGGGCGGCTGGTCACTTGGGCCGGCGTGTCCTTCACCGCCGGCATTGTGTTGTTCTCCGGCAGTCTGTATCTGCTGACCACCACCGGCATCAGCAAGCTCGGCATCATTACCCCTTTTGGTGGCCTCGCGTTTCTCATCGGTTGGGTTTGCCTCGGCCTCGCCGCCTGGCGCTTGCAGCTAACCGCTTGA
- the metW gene encoding methionine biosynthesis protein MetW, which translates to MRADLEIIQEWIPAGSRVLDLGCGDGELLTWLRDNKNVTGYGLENDADNIAECVAKGINVIEQDLDKGLGNFASNSFDIVVMTQALQAVHYPDKILDEMLRVGRQCIITFPNFGHWRCRWYLASKGRMPVSEFLPYTWYNTPNIHFCTFEDFEELCRERDAKVIDRLAVDQQHRHGWASKLWPNLLGEIGIYRVSSPQLADHRVAV; encoded by the coding sequence ATGAGAGCTGATCTGGAAATCATCCAGGAATGGATCCCCGCCGGCAGCCGCGTCCTCGACCTCGGTTGCGGTGACGGCGAGCTGCTGACCTGGCTGCGCGACAACAAGAACGTCACCGGTTATGGCCTGGAAAACGACGCCGACAATATTGCCGAGTGCGTGGCCAAGGGCATCAACGTCATCGAGCAGGATCTGGACAAGGGCCTGGGCAACTTCGCCAGCAACAGTTTCGACATCGTCGTCATGACCCAGGCCCTGCAAGCGGTGCATTACCCGGACAAGATCCTCGACGAAATGCTCCGGGTCGGCCGCCAGTGCATCATCACCTTCCCGAATTTCGGCCACTGGCGCTGCCGCTGGTACCTGGCGAGCAAGGGCCGCATGCCGGTCTCCGAGTTCCTGCCCTACACCTGGTACAACACGCCGAACATCCACTTCTGCACCTTCGAGGATTTTGAAGAGCTGTGCCGCGAACGTGATGCCAAGGTCATTGATCGGCTTGCCGTGGATCAACAGCACCGGCACGGGTGGGCCAGTAAGCTATGGCCTAATCTGTTAGGTGAAATCGGTATCTACCGCGTCAGCAGCCCGCAGTTGGCGGACCACCGGGTCGCGGTCTGA
- the rdgB gene encoding RdgB/HAM1 family non-canonical purine NTP pyrophosphatase: protein MMNIKQLVLASHNAGKLKELQAMLGDSVQLRSIGEWSKVEPEETGLSFVENAILKARNAARISGLPALADDSGLAVDFLGGAPGIYSARYADGQGDAANNAKLLDALKDVPQAERGAQFVCVLALVRHADDPLPILCEGLWHGRILTAASGEHGFGYDPLFWVPERDCSSAELSPADKNQISHRARAMDLLRQRLGLK, encoded by the coding sequence ATGATGAACATCAAGCAGCTCGTACTGGCCAGCCATAACGCCGGCAAACTCAAAGAACTCCAGGCCATGCTCGGCGACTCGGTGCAACTGCGCTCGATTGGCGAATGGAGCAAGGTCGAGCCGGAAGAAACCGGCCTGTCGTTCGTCGAGAACGCGATCCTCAAGGCACGCAACGCCGCGCGCATTTCCGGGCTGCCGGCACTGGCCGACGACTCCGGGCTGGCGGTGGATTTCCTCGGCGGTGCGCCGGGCATCTACTCGGCGCGTTATGCCGACGGCCAGGGCGATGCCGCGAACAACGCCAAACTGCTCGACGCGCTGAAAGATGTGCCGCAAGCCGAGCGCGGCGCACAGTTCGTCTGCGTCTTAGCACTGGTGCGCCACGCCGATGATCCGCTGCCGATTCTCTGCGAAGGTCTGTGGCACGGCCGCATCCTCACCGCAGCCAGCGGCGAACACGGCTTCGGTTACGACCCGCTGTTCTGGGTGCCGGAGCGCGACTGCTCCAGCGCCGAGCTGAGCCCGGCCGACAAGAACCAGATCAGCCACCGCGCCCGTGCAATGGATCTGCTGCGCCAGCGTCTGGGCTTGAAATGA
- the mtgA gene encoding monofunctional biosynthetic peptidoglycan transglycosylase: MLRSIFRRLTKALLWFAGGSVLLVLVFRFVPPPVTALMVERKVESWVDGEPIDLQRTWKPWNEISDDLKVAVIAGEDQKFPEHWGFDLRAIQAALAHNELGGSIRGASTLSQQVSKNLFLWSGRSYLRKGLEAWFTALIEVFWPKQRILEVYLNSVEWDDGVFGAEAAARHHFGVGAKSLSRQQASYLAAVLPNPRVWSASHPTGYVSRRAGWIRQQMSQLGGDSYLLGLNASRRAPWAE; encoded by the coding sequence ATGCTGCGTTCAATTTTCCGTCGTCTCACGAAGGCCCTGCTCTGGTTCGCCGGCGGCAGTGTCTTGCTGGTGCTGGTGTTTCGCTTCGTGCCACCGCCGGTCACGGCGCTGATGGTCGAGCGCAAGGTCGAATCCTGGGTCGACGGCGAGCCGATCGACCTGCAGCGCACCTGGAAACCGTGGAATGAGATCTCCGATGACTTGAAGGTGGCGGTGATTGCCGGCGAGGATCAGAAATTCCCCGAGCACTGGGGCTTCGATCTGCGCGCGATCCAGGCTGCGCTGGCCCACAACGAGCTGGGCGGCTCGATTCGCGGCGCCAGCACCTTGAGCCAGCAAGTGTCGAAAAATCTGTTTTTGTGGTCCGGCCGCAGCTATCTGCGCAAGGGCCTGGAAGCGTGGTTTACCGCGTTGATCGAAGTGTTCTGGCCCAAGCAGCGGATCCTTGAGGTGTACCTTAACAGCGTCGAATGGGATGACGGCGTGTTTGGCGCCGAAGCGGCGGCCCGCCATCACTTTGGCGTGGGTGCGAAATCGTTGTCGCGCCAGCAGGCGAGTTATCTGGCTGCCGTCCTGCCCAATCCGCGGGTATGGAGCGCGAGTCACCCGACCGGTTATGTGTCGCGTCGGGCTGGCTGGATTCGGCAGCAGATGAGTCAGTTGGGTGGGGACAGTTATTTGCTGGGGCTGAACGCTTCGCGGCGGGCGCCTTGGGCTGAATAA
- a CDS encoding YggS family pyridoxal phosphate-dependent enzyme has protein sequence MSTIADNILQVGSRIQAAAKAAHRDENSIHLLAVSKTKPAQALREAYAAGLRDFGENYLQEALGKQLELADLPLIWHFIGPIQSNKTRAIAEHFDWVHSVDRLKIAQRLSEQRPAELPPLNICIQVNVSGEASKSGCTPADLPALAEAISALPRLKLRGLMAIPEPTEARAEQDAAFAAVQTLQASLELPLDTLSMGMSHDLESAIAQGATWVRIGTALFGARDYSQS, from the coding sequence ATGTCCACGATAGCAGACAACATCCTTCAGGTTGGTTCGCGCATCCAGGCAGCAGCCAAAGCTGCACACCGCGACGAAAACAGCATCCATTTGCTCGCCGTGAGCAAGACCAAACCCGCCCAGGCCCTGCGCGAAGCCTATGCCGCCGGCTTGCGCGACTTCGGCGAGAACTACCTGCAGGAAGCCTTGGGCAAACAGCTGGAGCTGGCCGATCTGCCCTTGATCTGGCACTTCATCGGCCCCATTCAATCGAACAAGACTCGCGCCATTGCCGAGCATTTCGACTGGGTGCACTCCGTGGATCGTCTGAAAATCGCCCAACGCCTGTCCGAACAACGCCCCGCCGAGCTGCCTCCACTGAATATCTGCATTCAGGTCAATGTCAGCGGCGAGGCGAGTAAATCCGGTTGCACCCCGGCCGATCTGCCGGCGCTGGCCGAGGCCATCAGCGCCCTGCCCCGGCTGAAACTGCGCGGGCTGATGGCGATTCCCGAGCCGACCGAGGCGCGCGCCGAACAGGACGCTGCTTTCGCCGCCGTGCAGACCTTGCAGGCGAGCCTCGAGCTGCCGCTCGACACCTTGTCCATGGGCATGAGCCACGACCTCGAGTCGGCCATCGCCCAGGGCGCCACCTGGGTGCGGATCGGTACCGCGCTGTTTGGCGCCAGAGATTATTCCCAGTCTTGA
- a CDS encoding type IV pilus twitching motility protein PilT encodes MDITELLAFSAKQGASDLHLSAGLPPMIRVDGDVRRINLPALDHKQVHDLIYDIMNDTQRIEFEKNLETDFSFDVPGVARFRVNAFNQNRGAGAVFRTIPSKVLSMEDLAMGDVFRKITDAPRGLVLVTGPTGSGKSTTLAAMIDYLNTHRHHHILTIEDPIEFVHESRKCLINQREVHRDTRSFATALRSALREDPDVILVGEMRDLETIRLALTAAETGHLVFGTLHTTSAAKTIDRVVDVFPGDEKSMVRSMLSESLLAVVSQTLIKKIGGGRVAAHEIMLGTSAIRNLIREDKVAQMYSAIQTGGSLGMQTLDMCLKDLVTKGLISREHAREKARTPDNF; translated from the coding sequence ATGGATATCACTGAACTGCTGGCCTTCAGCGCCAAACAGGGCGCATCCGACCTGCACCTGTCGGCGGGCCTGCCGCCGATGATCCGCGTCGATGGCGATGTGCGACGGATCAATCTGCCGGCGCTGGATCACAAGCAAGTGCACGATCTGATCTACGACATCATGAACGACACCCAGCGCATCGAATTCGAGAAAAATCTGGAAACGGATTTTTCCTTTGATGTGCCCGGCGTGGCGCGGTTTCGGGTCAACGCGTTCAACCAGAACCGAGGCGCCGGCGCAGTGTTCCGCACCATTCCCTCGAAAGTGCTGAGCATGGAAGACCTCGCCATGGGCGATGTTTTCCGCAAGATCACCGATGCGCCGCGCGGGCTGGTGCTGGTCACCGGGCCGACCGGTTCAGGCAAGTCCACCACGCTGGCGGCAATGATCGATTACCTCAACACCCATCGCCATCACCACATTCTCACCATTGAGGACCCCATCGAGTTTGTCCACGAATCGCGCAAATGCCTGATCAATCAGCGCGAAGTCCATCGCGATACCCGCAGCTTCGCCACAGCGCTGCGTTCGGCCCTGCGTGAAGATCCGGACGTGATTCTCGTGGGTGAGATGCGTGATCTGGAAACCATTCGCCTGGCGCTGACCGCCGCTGAGACCGGGCATCTGGTGTTCGGCACACTGCACACGACCTCGGCGGCGAAGACCATCGACCGCGTGGTGGACGTGTTCCCCGGCGACGAGAAGTCGATGGTGCGTTCGATGCTGTCGGAGTCGTTGCTGGCGGTGGTGTCGCAGACGTTGATCAAGAAGATCGGCGGCGGGCGGGTGGCGGCGCATGAAATCATGCTCGGGACATCGGCGATCCGTAACCTGATCCGCGAGGACAAGGTGGCGCAGATGTATTCAGCGATTCAGACCGGTGGGTCGTTGGGGATGCAGACACTCGATATGTGCCTGAAAGATCTGGTAACCAAAGGCCTGATCAGCCGCGAGCATGCCCGCGAGAAAGCGCGTACACCGGATAATTTCTAG
- a CDS encoding DUF3392 domain-containing protein: protein MDLILDLLATVSRWSRSNLSEIALALVGCLLVLFGADFKGWVEQRLGSIAGALRVPLMALLCLIGSGAALIYATPWVIKGLSQFNNYSLAPVLLVVLVLIGVVADRR, encoded by the coding sequence ATGGATTTGATACTCGACCTGCTGGCCACCGTCTCCCGCTGGAGCCGCAGCAATCTCTCGGAAATCGCTTTGGCGCTGGTCGGTTGCCTGCTGGTGCTGTTCGGCGCCGACTTCAAAGGCTGGGTCGAGCAACGCCTGGGCAGCATCGCCGGTGCCCTGCGCGTGCCCCTGATGGCCCTGCTCTGCCTGATCGGCAGCGGCGCCGCGCTGATCTACGCGACGCCGTGGGTGATCAAGGGCCTGAGCCAGTTCAACAACTACAGCCTGGCGCCGGTGCTGCTGGTAGTCCTCGTCCTCATCGGCGTAGTCGCTGATCGCCGCTGA
- the trmB gene encoding tRNA (guanosine(46)-N7)-methyltransferase TrmB yields MTESNDTPVQPDEGDERQHRRIKSFVMRAGRMTEGQQRGLDQGAPLYVLPLADAPVDYDQVFGRSAPRSLEIGFGMGHSLLEMAAAAPEQDFIGVEVHRPGVGALLNGVLTQGLTNLRVYDCDAIEVLNRCIADNSLDRLMLFFPDPWHKSRHHKRRIVQASFAELVRSKLKVGGILHMATDWEPYAEYMLEVMNVAPGYRNLAEDGKCVPRPAERPITKFERRGERLGHGVWDLKFEKQS; encoded by the coding sequence ATGACTGAATCGAACGACACGCCTGTCCAGCCGGACGAAGGCGACGAGCGCCAACACCGCCGCATCAAGAGTTTCGTGATGCGCGCCGGGCGCATGACCGAAGGCCAGCAACGCGGTCTGGATCAGGGCGCGCCGCTGTACGTGCTGCCGCTGGCCGATGCGCCGGTCGATTACGACCAAGTGTTCGGCCGCTCGGCACCGCGCTCGCTGGAAATCGGTTTCGGCATGGGCCACTCGCTGCTGGAAATGGCCGCGGCGGCGCCGGAGCAGGATTTCATCGGCGTTGAAGTGCACCGTCCGGGTGTCGGTGCGCTGCTCAATGGCGTACTGACCCAAGGGCTGACCAACCTGCGGGTCTACGATTGCGACGCGATCGAAGTGCTCAACCGCTGCATCGCCGACAACAGCCTCGATCGCCTGATGCTGTTCTTCCCGGATCCATGGCACAAGAGCCGTCACCACAAGCGCCGCATCGTCCAGGCCTCGTTCGCCGAACTGGTGCGCAGCAAGCTCAAGGTCGGCGGCATTCTGCACATGGCCACCGACTGGGAACCGTACGCCGAGTACATGCTGGAAGTGATGAACGTCGCCCCGGGCTACCGCAACCTCGCCGAAGACGGCAAATGCGTCCCACGCCCGGCCGAACGCCCGATCACCAAGTTCGAACGCCGCGGCGAACGCCTTGGCCATGGCGTGTGGGATCTGAAGTTCGAAAAACAGTCCTGA
- a CDS encoding DUF4426 domain-containing protein, with the protein MSRPALLLLTACLSAGAMAADVIKGERKETFGDVTVHYNTFNSTFLTPDIAKAAELIRSKNQGVINVSVIKDGKPQIASVTGTVKDLTSNSVALKFRQVTEQGAIYYIAQYPVPQQETRTFEIKVQNGDKINTINFNQELFPGE; encoded by the coding sequence ATGAGTCGTCCAGCGTTGCTGTTACTCACCGCCTGCCTGAGCGCTGGCGCCATGGCGGCAGACGTCATCAAAGGTGAACGCAAGGAAACCTTCGGCGATGTCACGGTGCACTACAACACTTTCAACTCGACGTTTCTGACGCCGGACATCGCCAAGGCGGCGGAACTGATCCGCAGCAAGAATCAGGGCGTGATCAATGTCTCGGTGATCAAGGACGGCAAACCGCAGATCGCCAGCGTCACCGGCACGGTCAAGGACCTGACCAGCAACAGCGTGGCGCTGAAATTCCGCCAGGTCACCGAACAGGGCGCGATCTACTACATCGCCCAGTACCCGGTGCCGCAGCAGGAAACCCGCACCTTTGAAATCAAGGTGCAGAACGGCGACAAGATCAACACCATCAACTTCAACCAAGAACTTTTTCCCGGCGAATGA
- a CDS encoding YggT family protein, translated as MIGLNTAAVYVLQTLGSLYLLIVLLRFVLQLVRANFYNPLCQFVVKATQPLLKPLRRIIPSLFGLDMSSLVLAILVQLLLMALTLLLTYGTTGNPLQLFIWSLIGVTALFLKIFFFALIISVILSWVAPGSHNPGAELVNQICEPALAPFRRFLPNLGGLDLSPIFAFLALKLIDMLVINNLAAMTMMPEILRLLM; from the coding sequence ATGATCGGATTGAACACCGCAGCGGTTTACGTGCTGCAAACCCTCGGCAGCCTGTACCTGCTGATCGTGCTGCTGCGCTTCGTCCTGCAACTGGTGCGGGCGAACTTCTACAACCCGCTGTGCCAGTTCGTGGTCAAGGCCACCCAGCCGCTGCTCAAGCCTTTGCGCCGGATCATCCCGAGCCTGTTCGGCCTCGACATGTCGTCGCTGGTACTGGCGATTCTGGTGCAGCTACTGCTGATGGCACTCACCCTGCTGTTGACCTACGGCACCACCGGCAACCCGCTGCAACTGTTTATCTGGTCGCTGATCGGCGTTACCGCGCTGTTTCTGAAGATCTTCTTCTTCGCCCTGATCATCAGCGTGATTCTCTCGTGGGTCGCACCGGGCAGCCACAATCCGGGCGCCGAACTGGTCAACCAGATCTGTGAACCGGCGCTGGCACCGTTCCGCCGCTTCCTGCCGAACCTCGGCGGCCTGGATCTGTCGCCGATCTTCGCCTTCCTTGCGCTGAAATTGATCGACATGCTGGTGATCAACAATCTGGCGGCGATGACGATGATGCCGGAGATTTTGCGTTTGCTGATGTGA
- the proC gene encoding pyrroline-5-carboxylate reductase, protein MSNTRIAFIGAGNMAASLIGGLRAKGLEAAQIRASDPGDDTRARVSAEHGIETFADNAQAIEGVDVVVLAVKPQAMKAVCEAIRPSLKPNQLVVSIAAGITCASMTAWLGEQPIVRCMPNTPALLRQGVSGLYATSEVTAEQRQQAEELLSAVGIALWLDEEQQLDAVTAVSGSGPAYFFLLIEAMTAAGVKLGLPKEIAEQLTVQTALGAAHMAVSSDVDAAELRRRVTSPNGTTEAAIKSFQAGGFEALVETALGAAAHRSAEMAEQLGK, encoded by the coding sequence ATGAGCAACACACGTATTGCGTTTATCGGTGCGGGCAACATGGCGGCCAGTCTGATTGGCGGCTTGCGCGCCAAGGGTCTGGAAGCGGCGCAGATCCGCGCCAGCGATCCGGGCGACGACACCCGCGCCAGGGTCAGCGCCGAGCACGGCATCGAAACCTTCGCCGACAACGCCCAGGCTATCGAAGGCGTCGATGTCGTCGTGCTGGCGGTCAAGCCACAGGCGATGAAAGCTGTGTGCGAGGCGATTCGCCCCAGCCTGAAGCCGAATCAACTGGTGGTGTCGATCGCCGCCGGGATCACCTGCGCGAGCATGACCGCGTGGCTCGGCGAACAGCCGATCGTGCGCTGCATGCCGAACACCCCGGCGCTGCTGCGTCAGGGTGTCAGCGGTTTGTACGCGACGAGCGAAGTGACCGCCGAGCAGCGTCAGCAAGCCGAAGAGCTGCTGTCCGCCGTCGGCATCGCCCTGTGGCTGGACGAAGAACAGCAACTGGACGCCGTGACTGCCGTGTCCGGCTCCGGCCCGGCGTACTTTTTCCTGTTGATCGAAGCGATGACCGCCGCTGGCGTCAAACTCGGCTTGCCAAAGGAAATCGCTGAACAACTGACCGTGCAGACCGCTCTGGGCGCCGCGCACATGGCGGTGTCCAGCGACGTCGACGCCGCCGAACTGCGTCGCCGTGTGACCTCGCCAAACGGCACCACGGAAGCAGCGATCAAATCATTCCAGGCTGGCGGCTTCGAAGCGCTGGTTGAAACCGCACTCGGCGCCGCCGCGCACCGCTCGGCCGAAATGGCCGAACAACTGGGCAAATAA
- a CDS encoding thiazole synthase, whose amino-acid sequence MSIVRSDKPFVLAGRTYQSRLLVGTGKYRDMEETRQAIEASGAEIVTFAVRRTNLGQIEGEPNLLEVLSPDRYTFLPNTAGCYDAIEAVRTCRLARELLDGHNLVKLEVLADQKTLFPNVIETLKAAETLVKEGFDVMVYTSDDPIIARQLAEIGCIAVMPLAGLIGSGLGICNPYNLQIILEEAKIPVLVDAGVGTASDATIAMELGCDAVLMNSAIAHAQQPVMMAQAMQHAIVAGRLAYLAGRMPKKLYASASSPLDGLIK is encoded by the coding sequence ATGAGCATCGTTCGTAGCGACAAGCCTTTTGTGCTGGCCGGTCGTACTTACCAGTCGCGTTTGCTGGTCGGTACCGGCAAGTACCGTGACATGGAAGAAACCCGCCAGGCCATCGAAGCCTCGGGTGCCGAGATCGTCACCTTCGCCGTGCGCCGCACCAACCTGGGCCAGATCGAAGGCGAGCCGAACCTGCTCGAAGTGCTGTCGCCGGATCGCTACACCTTCCTGCCGAACACCGCTGGTTGCTACGACGCTATCGAAGCCGTGCGCACCTGCCGCCTCGCGCGTGAATTGCTCGACGGCCACAACCTGGTGAAGCTGGAAGTGCTGGCTGACCAGAAGACCCTGTTCCCCAACGTGATCGAAACCCTCAAGGCCGCCGAAACCCTGGTCAAGGAAGGCTTCGACGTGATGGTCTACACCAGCGATGACCCGATCATCGCCCGCCAACTGGCGGAAATCGGCTGCATCGCGGTGATGCCGCTGGCCGGTCTGATCGGCTCCGGTCTGGGTATCTGCAATCCGTACAACCTGCAGATCATCCTCGAAGAAGCGAAGATTCCGGTGCTGGTGGATGCCGGTGTCGGTACGGCTTCCGACGCGACCATCGCCATGGAACTGGGGTGTGACGCCGTACTGATGAACTCGGCCATCGCTCACGCCCAGCAACCGGTAATGATGGCGCAAGCCATGCAGCACGCCATCGTCGCCGGCCGTCTGGCGTACCTCGCCGGCCGCATGCCGAAAAAACTTTATGCCAGCGCCTCTTCGCCGCTGGATGGTCTGATCAAGTAA
- the thiS gene encoding sulfur carrier protein ThiS: MRIQLNGESFELPDGETVAGLITRLELTGRRVAVELNLDIVPRSQHADTTLNDGDSVEVVHAIGGG; the protein is encoded by the coding sequence ATGCGCATTCAGTTGAACGGTGAGTCCTTTGAATTGCCCGACGGTGAAACCGTTGCGGGCCTGATCACCCGTCTGGAACTGACCGGACGCCGGGTGGCGGTCGAGCTCAATCTGGACATCGTTCCGCGCAGCCAGCATGCCGATACCACGCTCAATGACGGCGACAGCGTCGAAGTGGTCCACGCCATCGGCGGCGGCTGA